The Verrucomicrobium spinosum DSM 4136 = JCM 18804 DNA segment CAGTCGGCCAGCGGTCGCACGTCGTCGTAGAAGCCCTCCACCGAGACCCTGCCTTCAGGATCGTGGAAGGTGGAGAGAATCCTCGCCAATGCCATGTTCGGGTTGGCCACCGCTCCACCAAACAGGCCCGAGTGCAGGTCAATACCAGGACCGCGCACCGTCACTTCCACACAGGCAATGCCCCGCAGGCCGTAGGTGAACGTGCCTTTGCCCTGCGCCACCATCCCTGTGTCGGAGATGGCCACCACATCGCATTTGAGCAGTTCCTTGTTGGCCAGCAGGAAGGGCTTGAGATTGGGGCTGCCGATTTCTTCCTCACCTTCAATGAGAAACGTCAGGTTGACGGGCAGGTCGCCGTGCTCCCGCAGGGCCTGTTCCACGCCACACACATGAGCCATGAACTGGCCCTTGTTGTCTGCGGCACCGCGGCACAGGATGCGGTCGCCCACCAGCGTCGGTTCAAACGCCGGGGTGCGCCACTCGCTCAATGGTTCTGCTGGCTGCACATCATAGTGCCCGTAGATCAGCACCGTTCGGCGATCCGGGCGGTGTTCGTTTTGGGCGACCACCACCGGGTGACCTGAGGTTTCATGCAGCTCGGTCTTCAGCCCCATGCGGCCCAGCTTTTCCACCAGCCAGTTGGCACAGGCTCGGGTGTCGTCGCGCCGGGAGGAGTCGGTGGAGACGCTGGGGAAGCGCAATACGGTGAAAAGATCTTCGAGGGGAGTGCTCATGGGAAAATGAATGGGAGGAGGAGGGCTGTCGGGACGC contains these protein-coding regions:
- a CDS encoding dipeptidase, encoding MSTPLEDLFTVLRFPSVSTDSSRRDDTRACANWLVEKLGRMGLKTELHETSGHPVVVAQNEHRPDRRTVLIYGHYDVQPAEPLSEWRTPAFEPTLVGDRILCRGAADNKGQFMAHVCGVEQALREHGDLPVNLTFLIEGEEEIGSPNLKPFLLANKELLKCDVVAISDTGMVAQGKGTFTYGLRGIACVEVTVRGPGIDLHSGLFGGAVANPNMALARILSTFHDPEGRVSVEGFYDDVRPLADWERESWATLGDSAAETQKLTGVPELFGEAGYSDMERRWARPTAEINGIGGGYQGEGSKTVIPRSAFAKFSFRLVPDQSPDDILAKVEAHLRKHTPPGVSLEIELGHTGQPYLMDPFSPFGKAAQNALEATFGGKPALIREGGSIPIVQAFRDVLGVDTLLLGLALPDCQAHAPNENYPVANFEAGIRLNQHLLRELAK